Proteins encoded within one genomic window of Lynx canadensis isolate LIC74 chromosome B2, mLynCan4.pri.v2, whole genome shotgun sequence:
- the MDC1 gene encoding LOW QUALITY PROTEIN: mediator of DNA damage checkpoint protein 1 (The sequence of the model RefSeq protein was modified relative to this genomic sequence to represent the inferred CDS: inserted 1 base in 1 codon; substituted 4 bases at 4 genomic stop codons) → MVMEDTQAINWEVEEEEEKEIPSESLGCSLEPVGRLHIFSSAHGPEKDFPLYLGKNMVGRMPDCSVILPFSSISKQHAVIEILAWDKAPVLQDCGSLNGTQVLRPPKVLSPGVSHRLRDQELILFADLPCQYHRLNVPLPFVSRGPLTIEETPRVQGRTQPQGLLLAEDSEEEVDSPSERCVVKEPRTCPLAAVVPESDEEGPSPAPDGPGPPFAFNLDSDTDEEESQHPASGEASSTARRGSTAETKQSTAMATEIQLEKNQCSVKERNNDTEVERDARNGVVPLGVILERNQSAGEDSDTDVDDESRPPGRPAVVHLGRAQPSDFIDSDTDVEEEEIPATPAVVPMKKRQIFHGISTESPRTHALVHLQESPTGSDTDVGEGEIQLAVPLERSRASVVIDSNTDGEEEVLAALALAHLKESQATTWNRDTDLEEDRAQPVALLEQNQTSTGRDSDTDMEEEGLPMEKRGTVFKGHTDKAYSEKRQPPPQNSDLGVDKDKSSLGVHLERSQASATVDINIQVKEKVPPGSAVILVEKHQVPVVWTDQTDVEVEEGQAKLPVMHLEEAQPPSGDCETNVEGISLAASVVADIRKSQLPAEEDAGAKRAVAVLEHKRDLEARAQGGSLVSQVEQDHLPVSREDINDLVVTGTSGESIQPQREGAQTSIEREREPHMDRTQDSGDNHGDSEDLDLQATQCFVERDNQNLEAQSMEDEATQAFLVTLPQEPGPSCCSFQDTGTLDEPWEVLATQPFCPRESEAPEPEPIVAPLDAHGSCLSTPWTIPQGQNPGSPVHIEPLGIQDKGMQTMEKDMGIPREAAEXVAPERGPLDRKXEPAIRRTRRCDRREELTRGIQVLAREYSRTRVXPKVKIASIKRNMDSFERRNXDNQGIQEKEXKKQILAREIFERETEKLVLEREGEPNGLGVEVPEVILERGPQRGETEKGSQDQEGQASSPTLELETGTGGHQGLASASVASGSQSGGGEGVPMSPRRQQRGHLTCEVPPAEKAFGVRAAVSASSYSTGDQESTDACQPPAVPEASAPHQNPLLFQSQKHPVPQPFCSSSPSSLEPIPRTRQNRNQKVPETPLPKPKVRLRGSSRKTPSPVSSVALEPHTAIPTDQPLSAEPTSQVTRGRRRRSSVKTPELVVPTAPELQPSTSKDQPVTPELTSRITRGRTQRFSVKAPEVVVPTAPDVQPSTSKDQSVTPELISQDRTHKFVKTPEPVISTASQLQPSTSKGQFVLTESVSGATQGRARRSCVKTPKAIVPTAPELQPSTSKDQPVTPEPTSRVTRGRTRGSSVKIPPESTVPTAPELQPTTSKDQSVLTEPTSGATHSRIPRSSVKIPELVVPTAPEVQSSIPTDQSITPKPTSQRRTSRSFVKTHEPTVPTAPELQPTTPKGQSVTPKRKSQGRTPRSSSKTPKPVVPTVPELQASTPTDEPVTPKLTPRATRGRTQRSSVKTPEPVVPTASELQPSISTDQPVTPEPTFRATRGRIHRSSVKIPQPIESTASDLESLNPIDQLVTPKAIAEGGQGKTLRSTVSAVPVLTTHESQNPDPIGQPVPPEPIPQANCSRKRRATRKHGSFTAPIVHEPHSAPPEPNSRSSKNQRRAVRAVESLRTIPEPALAQLPEAPTHATQIQKVEAAGRSEFTPEPQSKPSQSRKRPLATVDSPPLQKRLQQKTMSLHKEEEDSAESPRKDEVAVVPGPGKRKRDQTEEEPRGIPSCSLRRVKPNQESTAPKVLFTGVVDARGERAVLALGGSLASSVAEASHLVTDRVRRTVKFLCALGRGIPILSLDWLHQSRKAGCFLPPDEYVVTDPEQEKNFGFSLRDALSRARERRLLEGYEIHVTPGVQPPPPQMGEIISCCGGTVLPSMPRSYKPQRVVITCSQDFSRCSIPFRVGLPILSPEFLLTGVLKQEAKPEAFILSTLEMSSS, encoded by the exons GTCATGGAAGACACCCAAGCTATTAACTGGGAGgttgaggaagaggaggagaaagagatacCCAGTGAATCCTTGGGGTGTAGCTTGGAGCCCGTAGGACGACTGCATATCTTCAGTAGTGCCCATGGACCAGAAAAAG ATTTCCCTCTGTATCTCGGGAAGAATATGGTAGGCCGAATGCCTGATTGCTCTGTGATCCTGCCCTTTTCATCCATCTCCAAACAACATGCAGTGATTGAAATCTTGGCCTGGGACAAGGCACCTGTCCTTCAAGATTGTGGCAGTCTCAATGGTACTCAAGTCCTAAGGCCTCCTAAGGTCCTAAGCCCAGGGGTGAGTCATCGGCTGAGGGACCAGGAGTTGATTCTCTTTGCTGACTTGCCCTGCCAGTACCATCGCCTGAATGTTCCCCTGCCCTTTGTTTCCCGGGGCCCTCTAACTATAGAAGAGACACCCAGGGTACAGGGACGAACTCAACCCCAGGGACTCCTGTTGGCTGAGGACTCAGAGGAGGAAGTAG ATTCTCCTTCAGAAAGGTGTGTGGTGAAAGAACCAAGAACCTGCCCTCTAGCTGCAGTGGTTCCAGAGAG TGATGAAGAGGGGCCTTCCCCTGCCCCAGATGGCCCTGGGCCACCTTTTGCATTCAACCTGGACAGTGACACAGATGAGGAAGAAAGTCAACATCCAGCATCAGGAGAGGCCTCCTCAACTGCCAGAAGAGGCTCCACTGCAGAGACAAAACAGTCTACAGCTATGGCAACTGAAATCCAGCTTGAAAAGAATCAGTGTTCagtaaaagagagaaacaatgaCACAGAAGTTGAAAGGGATGCAAGGAATGGGGTGGTCCCACTTGGGGTGATACTGGAGAGGAACCAATCTGCTGGGGAAGACAGTGACACAGATGTGGATGATGAGAGCAGGCCTCCAGGAAGGCCTGCTGTGGTCCATTTGGGAAGGGCTCAGCCTTCTGACTTCATAGACAGTGATACTGATGTGGAAGAAGAAGAGATCCCTGCAACCCCAGCTGTAGTTCCTATGAAGAAGAGGCAAATCTTCCATGGAATTAGTACAGAGAGTCCTCGGACACATGCCTTGGTACATCTACAGGAGAGCCCAACTGGTAGTGATACAGATGTGGGGGAAGGTGAGATCCAGCTGGCAGTCCCTCTAGAGAGAAGCCGAGCCTCTGTGGTGATTGACAGCAATACAGATGGTGAGGAAGAAGTCTTAGCAGCACTCGCTTTGGCACATCTGAAAGAGAGCCAAGCCACTACATGGAACAGAGATACAGATTTGGAAGAGGACAGGGCCCAACCTGTGGCCCTTCTGGAGCAAAACCAAACCTCTACTGGGAGAGACAGCGACACAGAcatggaggaggaggggctcCCAATGGAAAAGAGAGGAACTGTTTTCAAGGGTCACACAGACAAGGCATATTCAGAAAAGAGGCAACCTCCTCCCCAAAACAGTGATCTAGGGGTGGACAAAGATAAGAGCTCACTTGGGGTCCATCTGGAGAGAAGCCAAGCCTCTGCCACAGTGGACATCAACATACAAGTGAAGGAGAAAGTCCCACCAGGGTCAGCTGTTATACTTGTGGAGAAGCATCAGGTGCCTGTGGTATGGACAGATCAAACAGATGTGGAAGTAGAAGAGGGCCAAGCGAAGCTGCCTGTGATGCATCTAGAGGAAGCCCAACCTCCATCTGGGGACTGTGAGACAAATGTGGAGGGCATATCCTTAGCAGCTTCAGTGGTGGCAGATATAAGAAAGAGCCAGCTTCCAGCAGAAGAGGATGCTGGGGCAAAGAGGGCTGTAGCTGTTCTTGAGCACAAGAGAGATCTTGAGGCGAGGGCCCAGGGTGGGTCACTTGTGTCACAGGTGGAGCAGGATCACCTCCCTGTCTCAAGGGAGGATATTAATGATCTGGTGGTCACAGGCACTTCAGGGGAATCCATCcagccacagagagagggagcccagACCTccatagaaagggagagagaaccacATATGGACAGGACCCAGGACTCTGGAGACAACCACGGTG ATTCTGAAGACCTGGACCTACAGGCTACCCAGTGCTTTGTGGAGAGAGACAATCAGAATCTGGAAG CCCAGAGCATGGaggatgaagccacccaggcgtttcTGGTTACTCTACCCCAAGAGCCTGGTCCTTCCTGCTGTAGCTTCCAGGATACAG gtACCTTGGATGAGCCGTGGGAGGTCTTGGCAACACAGCCATTCTGTCCGAGAGAGTCTGAGGCCCCTGAGCCCGAGCCCATTGTTGCTCCTCTTGATGCCCATGGATCCTGCCTCTCTACACCTTGGACAATACCACAAGGCCAAAATCCAGGAAGCCCAGTTCACATAGAGCCATTGGGGATTCAGGACAAAGGGATGCAGACTATGGAGAAAGACATGGGGATACCAAGAGAAGCAGCAG GGGTGGCCCCTGAGAGAGGACCATTGGACAGGAAATGAGAACCTGCCATCAGGAGAACAAGAAGATGTGATAGGAGAGAAGAGTTAACCAGAGGGATACAGGTGTTAGCTAGAGAATACTCAAGGACAAGAGTCTGACCAAAGGTGAAAATTGCAAGTATCAAAAGAAATATGGATAGTTTTGAACGTAGAAATTGAGATAACCAGGGAAtacaagagaaagaatagaaaaagcagATTCTTGCAAgagaaatatttgagagagaaacagagaaactagtactagagagagagggtgagccaAATGGATTAGGAGTTGAGGTACCGGAAGTAATACTGGAGAGAGGCCCACAGAGAGGGGAGACTGAGAAAGGGAGCCAGGACCAGGAAGGGCAAGCCTCCAGTCCAACACTAGAGCTTGAAACAGGGACAGGCGGTCATCAGGGACTTGCTTCAGCCTCAGTAGCTTCTGGGAGCCAGtcaggtggaggagagggagtcCCAATGAGCCccaggaggcagcagagag GCCACTTGACTTGTGAGGTGCCACCTGCTGAGAAGGCCTTCGGGGTGAGAGCTGCTGTTTCTGCCTCCTCCTATTCCACT GGTGATCAGGAATCCACAGATGCTTGTCAGCCTCCTGCAGTGCCTGAAGCTTCAGCCCCACACCAAAACCCCCTCCTCTTTCAGAGTCAAAAACATCCTGTGCCTCAGCCCTTCTGTTCTTCCTCTCCATCTTCTTTAGAGCCCATTCCCAGGACCAGGCAAAACAGGAATCAGAAAGTTCCAGAGACTCCCTTGCCAAAACCCAAAGTCAGGCTCCGAGGGTCCTCCAGGAAGACACCCTCTCCAGTTTCTTCTGTAGCCCTTGAACCTCATACTGCCATTCCCACAGACCAACCCCTCAGTGCTGAGCCCACATCTCAGGTCACTCGGGGCAGGAGACGTAGGTCCTCTGTGAAGACCCCTGAACTGGTTGTCCCCACAGCCCCTGAGCTCCAGCCTTCCACTTCCAAAGACCAGCCTGTCACCCCTGAGCTCACATCGCGGATCACTCGGGGTAGGACACAAAGGTTCTCTGTCAAGGCCCCTGAAGTAGTTGTCCCTACAGCCCCTGATGTTCAGCCTTCCACCTCTAAAGACCAGTCTGTCACTCCTGAGCTCATATCTCAGGACAGGACACATAAATTTGTAAAAACCCCTGAACCGGTTATTTCCACAGCCTCTCAGCTCCAGCCTTCCACCTCCAAAGGCCAGTTTGTCCTCACTGAGTCTGTATCTGGGGCTACTCAGGGCAGGGCACGTAGGTCTTGTGTCAAGACTCCCAAAGCAATTGTCCCCACAGCCCCTGAGCTCCAGCCTTCTACTTCCAAAGACCAGCCTGTCACCCCTGAGCCCACATCTCGAGTCACTCGAGGCAGGACACGTGGGTCCTCTGTCAAGATCCCTCCTGAATCAACTGTCCCCACGGCCCCTGAACTCCAGCCTACCACCTCCAAAGACCAGTCTGTCCTCACTGAGCCCACATCTGGGGCCACTCATAGCAGGATACCTAGGTCTTCTGTCAAGATTCCTGAGCTAGTTGTCCCAACAGCTCCTGAAGTCCAGTCTTCCATCCCCACAGACCAGTCTATCACCCCCAAACCTACATCTCAGCGCAGGACATCCAGGTCTTTTGTCAAGACCCATGAACCAACTGTTCCCACAGCCCCTGAGCTCCAGCCTACCACCCCCAAAGGCCAGTCTGTCACCCCCAAACGTAAATCTCAGGGCAGGACACCCAGGTCTTCTAGCAAGACCCCCAAACCAGTTGTCCCCACAGTCCCTGAGCTCCAGGCTTCCACCCCCACAGACGAGCCTGTCACTCCCAAACTCACACCTCGGGCCACTCGGGGCAGGACACAAAGGTCCTCGGTCAAGACCCCTGAGCCAGTTGTCCCCACAGCCTCTGAGCTCCAGCCTTCCATCTCCACAGATCAGCCTGTCACCCCTGAGCCTACATTTCGGGCCACTCGGGGAAGGATACATAGGTCCTCTGTCAAGATCCCCCAACCAATTGAATCTACAGCCTCTGACCTTGAATCTCTCAACCCCATAGATCAACTGGTCACCCCTAAGGCTATAGCTGAGGGTGGTCAGGGTAAGACACTAAGGTCTACAGTAAGTGCTGTGCCAGTTCTTACCACCCATGAATCCCAGAATCCTGACCCCATAGGCCAGCCTGTTCCCCCTGAGCCCATCCCTCAAGCCAACTGCAGCAGGAAGCGGAGGGCCACAAGGAAGCATGGGTCCTTCACAGCTCCCATTGTCCATGAGCCCCACTCTGCACCCCCTGAACCTAACTCTCGATCCTCAAAGAACCAAAGACGAGCAGTGAGAGCAGTGGAGTCTCTTAGGACCATTCCCGAGCCTGCTCTTGCCCAGCTTCCTGAGGCCCCCACTCATGCTACCCAGATCCAAAAGGTAGAGGCAGCAGGCAGATCTGAGTTCACCCCAGAGCCCCAGTCTAAGCCCTCTCAGAGCCGCAAGAGGCCTTTGGCTACTGTGGATTCACCCCCACTTCAAAAACGGCTCCAACAGAAGACCATGTCCCTCCACAAAGAGGAAGAAGattcagcagagagcccaaggaaGGACGAG GTGGCAGTGGTTCCAGGACcaggcaagagaaagagagaccaaacAGAGGAGGAGCCCAGGGGAATCCCAAGCTGCAGCCTTCGGCGGGTCAAACCTAACCAAGAGTCCACAGCACCCAAA GTTCTCTTCACAGGTGTGGTGGATGCCCGTGGAGAACGGGCGGTGCTGGCCCTGGGTGGGAGTCTGGCCAGCTCAGTGGCAGAGGCTTCCCACCTGGTGACTGATCGAGTCCGCCGCACGGTCAAGTTCCTGTGTGCCCTGGGGCGGGGGATCCCCATCCTCTCCCTGGACTGGCTGCACCAG TCCCGCAAGGCTGGTTGCTTCTTGCCCCCGGATGAATATGTGGTGACTGATCCTGAGCAGGAGAAGAACTTTGGCTTCAGCCTTCGAGATGCCCTGAGCCGGGCTCGGGAGAGAAGGTTGCTAGAG GGCTATGAGATCCATGTGACCCCAGGAGTCCAGCCACCACCACCTCAAATGGGAGAGATCATCAGCTGCTGTGGAGGCACTGTCCTACCCAGCATGCCCCGCTCCTATAAG CCTCAGAGAGTTGTGATTACATGCTCCCAGGACTTCTCTCGATGCTCTATTCCATTTCGGGTTGGGCTGCCCATTCTCTCACCTGAGTTCCTGCTGACAGGAGTGCTGAAGCAGGAAGCCAAGCCAGAGGCCTTCATCCTCTCCACTTTGGAAATGTCATCCTCGTGA
- the NRM gene encoding nurim isoform X1, translating into MAPTLLLVPAALASFILAFGTGVEFVRFTSLRPLLGGLPEPGGPDARQGWLAALQDCSILAPLAWDLGLLILFVGQHSLMATETVKAWMSRYFGVLQRSLYVACTALALQLVMRYWEPVPRGPVLWEARAEPWATWVPLLCFVLHVIAWLLIFSILLVFDYAELMGLKQVYYHVLGLGEPLALKSPRALRLFSHLRHPVCVELLTVLWVVPTLGTDRLLLALLLTLYLGLAHGLDQQDLRYLRAQLQRKLNLLSRPQEGEAE; encoded by the exons ATGGCCCCAACTCTGCTCCTCGTCCCTGCTGCCCTCGCCTCTTTCATCCTGGCTTTTGGCACCGGAGTGGAGTTCGTGCGCTTTACCTCTCTTCGGCCACTTCTTGGAGGGCTCCCGGAGCCTGGGGGTCCGG ATGCCCGCCAAGGATGGCTGGCTGCTCTGCAGGACTGCAGCATCCTTGCCCCCCTGGCTTGGGATCTGGGTCTCCTGATACTATTTGTGGGGCAGCACAGCCTCATGGCAACTGAGACAGTGAAGGCGTGGATGTCTCGATATTTTGGGGTTCTTCAGAGGTCACTGTACGTGGCATGCACTGCCCTGGCATTGCAG TTGGTGATGCGGTACTGGGAACCTGTACCCAGAGGCCCTGTGTTGTGGGAGGCTCGAGCTGAGCCatgggccacctgggtgcccctcctctgctttgtgCTCCACGTCATAGCCTGGCTCCTCATCTTCAGCATCCTTCTCGTCTTTGACTACGCCGAGCTCATGGGCCTCAAACAG GTATACTACCATGTGCTGGGGCTGGGTGAGCCTCTGGCCCTGAAGTCTCCCCGGGCTCTGAGACTCTTCTCCCACTTGCGCCACCCAGTCTGTGTGGAGTTGCTGACAGTGCTGTGGGTGGTGCCCACCCTGGGCACTGACCGCCTCCTCCTTGCTCTCCTCCTTACACTCTACCTGGGCCTGGCTCACGGACTTGACCAGCAAGACCTCCGCTACCTCCGGGCCCAGTTACAAAGAAAACTCAACCTGCTCTCCCGCCCCCAGGAAGGTGAGGCTGAGTGA
- the NRM gene encoding nurim isoform X2, translating to MAPTLLLVPAALASFILAFGTGVEFVRFTSLRPLLGGLPEPGGPDARQGWLAALQDCSILAPLAWDLGLLILFVGQHSLMATETVKAWMSRYFGVLQRSLYVACTALALQVYYHVLGLGEPLALKSPRALRLFSHLRHPVCVELLTVLWVVPTLGTDRLLLALLLTLYLGLAHGLDQQDLRYLRAQLQRKLNLLSRPQEGEAE from the exons ATGGCCCCAACTCTGCTCCTCGTCCCTGCTGCCCTCGCCTCTTTCATCCTGGCTTTTGGCACCGGAGTGGAGTTCGTGCGCTTTACCTCTCTTCGGCCACTTCTTGGAGGGCTCCCGGAGCCTGGGGGTCCGG ATGCCCGCCAAGGATGGCTGGCTGCTCTGCAGGACTGCAGCATCCTTGCCCCCCTGGCTTGGGATCTGGGTCTCCTGATACTATTTGTGGGGCAGCACAGCCTCATGGCAACTGAGACAGTGAAGGCGTGGATGTCTCGATATTTTGGGGTTCTTCAGAGGTCACTGTACGTGGCATGCACTGCCCTGGCATTGCAG GTATACTACCATGTGCTGGGGCTGGGTGAGCCTCTGGCCCTGAAGTCTCCCCGGGCTCTGAGACTCTTCTCCCACTTGCGCCACCCAGTCTGTGTGGAGTTGCTGACAGTGCTGTGGGTGGTGCCCACCCTGGGCACTGACCGCCTCCTCCTTGCTCTCCTCCTTACACTCTACCTGGGCCTGGCTCACGGACTTGACCAGCAAGACCTCCGCTACCTCCGGGCCCAGTTACAAAGAAAACTCAACCTGCTCTCCCGCCCCCAGGAAGGTGAGGCTGAGTGA